A window of Bacteroidota bacterium contains these coding sequences:
- a CDS encoding DUF4349 domain-containing protein: MKIFITALAALILFACKSKTDKSAMAIQQLDREVNKGEEKKQQLAGFTDSATSNFFQVSDKKSDDQEKQKKQTQPVPKIDWDKKIIKTANLNLEVKKYNDFYRSIREKVTQLGGYVAQEQQTQTEYKLENTLVVKVPVDQFDNALSLVTTGVEKINEKRISSEDVTAEVVDTKSRIEAKRQIRLKYLDLLKQAKNMEEILNVQSEINDVQEDIESASGRVNYLTHSASYSTINLTFYVILNATAVNNDKPSFSTRISSAFSSGWSWVGELFVGLISIWPLLLLILTLVIIYKRVKPVKIKSA, from the coding sequence ATGAAAATTTTTATTACCGCTTTAGCGGCACTAATTCTGTTTGCCTGCAAATCAAAAACCGATAAATCTGCGATGGCCATACAGCAACTGGACAGAGAGGTTAATAAAGGTGAAGAAAAAAAGCAGCAGTTGGCAGGGTTTACAGATTCTGCCACAAGTAACTTCTTCCAGGTTTCAGATAAAAAATCAGATGATCAAGAGAAACAAAAAAAGCAAACTCAGCCCGTGCCTAAAATAGACTGGGACAAAAAGATAATCAAAACGGCAAACCTTAATCTCGAAGTAAAGAAGTACAATGATTTTTACAGATCTATCAGGGAAAAAGTAACACAGTTGGGCGGTTATGTCGCCCAGGAACAGCAAACACAAACCGAGTATAAGTTGGAGAATACATTGGTAGTAAAAGTTCCGGTTGACCAGTTTGATAATGCTTTATCGCTTGTTACAACCGGTGTTGAAAAGATCAATGAAAAGAGAATCAGTTCAGAAGATGTAACTGCTGAAGTTGTAGATACAAAATCGAGAATAGAAGCCAAACGGCAAATACGTTTGAAATATCTTGATCTGCTAAAGCAGGCAAAGAATATGGAAGAGATCCTCAATGTGCAATCTGAGATCAATGATGTACAGGAAGATATTGAATCAGCGTCTGGCCGTGTAAATTATCTTACACACTCAGCCTCTTACAGTACCATTAATCTTACTTTTTATGTAATACTGAATGCCACTGCAGTCAATAATGATAAACCTTCTTTCTCTACTCGTATCAGCAGTGCTTTTTCTTCAGGCTGGAGTTGGGTAGGTGAGTTGTTTGTTGGACTGATCTCCATCTGGCCTTTATTGCTTTTAATTCTGACCCTTGTTATTATTTACAAAAGAGTTAAGCCTGTGAAAATAAAGTCAGCGTAA